A genomic window from Lycium barbarum isolate Lr01 chromosome 4, ASM1917538v2, whole genome shotgun sequence includes:
- the LOC132637510 gene encoding uncharacterized protein LOC132637510, which produces MRSFSSNDVNETRKQESVMSSNMSINRTICQGTSQQNSAESGLSRILKVVCPQVLSRVWVKAYLLNEITDSNRFDMRYGNLSFSNATPQDHSNCSGIQSQDILPDLNCDPDVYVEDFESCLSTSTKQKKGKGILVNHITDPSVYSIQSQDQLPDLNFAPDDKGKVKKMKMIVKRMTSTAGTFAVKSTGILEMQLMNVKICGEYFWNEERINKRYKKQRPEFSLFCGRGKIKLPNPTEPPQILKQLLFGSGHKSNHFREHIRSYNSMFSFTSMGGKVDVSVNQTRGPRTFKLSGQNYHQIGSLLPPEGSIPKFAQLYIYDTKNEMQNRMHAMSHGQNGNKLHAEIVDDLKKMLDDHNVLANTFRMVRDRFQEDRRSNVRLRLIGKRSTDGRRYNLPTVSEVAALVVGDFELSRCDRDIIIDTQSRQLQRINDLNAAYLSLQYPLLFHMVKTAIERTFP; this is translated from the exons ATTTTGAAAGTTGTTTGTCCACAAGTACTAAGCAGAGTATGGGTAAAGGCATATTTATTGAATGAGATTACAGATTCAAATCGTTTCGATATGCGATATGGAAATTTGAGTTTCAGTAATGCTACTCCGCAAGATCATTCAAATTGTTCTG GTATACAAAGTCAAGATATACTGCCGGATTTAAACTGTGATCCAGATGTTTATG TGGAAGATTTTGAAAGTTGTTTGTCCACAAGTACAAAGCAGAAGAAGGGTAAAGGCATTTTGGTGAACCATATAACGGATCCAAGTGTTTACA GTATCCAAAGTCAAGACCAGCTGCCTGATTTAAATTTTGCTCCAGATGATAAAGGTAAA GtcaagaagatgaagatgattgTGAAG AGGATGACATCAACTGCGGGGACATTTGCAGTGAAG AGTACTGGGATATTGGAGATGCAACTTATGAATGTGAAAATTTGTGGGGAATATTTTTGGAACGAAGAAAGAATCAACAAGCGTTATAAAAAACAAAGACCAGAGTTCTCTCTGTTTTGCGGTCGTGGAAAGATAAAGCTGCCGAATCCAACTGAGCCTCCTCAAATTTTAAAGCAACTGTTGTTTGGATCGG GTCATAAAAGCAACCACTTTCGAGAGCATATTAGGAGTTATAATTCTATGTTTTCATTTACATCTATGGGGGGAAAGGTTGATGTTTCTGTAAATCAAACACGAGGACCAAGAACATTCAAATTGTCTGGACAGAACTATCATCAAATTGGAAGCTTATTGCCACCTGAGGGATCCATCCCAAAGTTTGCGCAATTATATATCTATGATACAAAAAATGAAATGCAAAATAGAATGCATGCTATGAG TCATGGTCAAAATGGAAACAAACTTCATGCTGAGATTGTTGATGATCTAAAGAAAATGCTTGATGACCACAATGTTTTGGCCAATACATTTAGAATGGTGCGAGACAGATTTCAAGAAGATAGACGCTCCAATGTTAGACTTAGATTAATTGGAAAAAGGAGCACCGATGGAAGAAGATACAACTTACCGACGGTTTCAGAGGTAGCTGCTTTAGTGGTGGGAGATTTTGAACTATCTAGATGTGATAGAGATATCATCATTGATACCCAATCTAGACAGCTACAAAGGATTAATGATCTGAATGCTGCCTATTTAAGCCTTCAATATCCTTTACTTTTCCATATGGTGAAGACGGCTATAGAGAGGACATTCCCTTAG